Proteins from a genomic interval of Longimicrobium sp.:
- a CDS encoding class II fructose-bisphosphate aldolase, which produces MVNTAATTADGLELFSRPAVRSLLEEVRESVRVSDAGAFELVSADALRADGIERLAHDAALSDNEDRRDTARWLILQAGRAVGIAPASIHELYMARGRGEITGFTVPAINVRAASFDTGRSLFRAANELKVGALICEIARSEIGYTDQRPMEYVAVLMAAAIKEGWTGPLFVQGDHFQVNAKKYKADPDAELRAVKDIIREGLHAGFYNIDIDTSTLVDLDKGSLDEQQHLNYTLSAELTAYVRKYEPAGVTVSIGGEIGEVGTENSTPEELRAYMDGYVRALAEVSAKVGKPVAGQSKISVQSGTTHGGTVLPDGSIADVAIDFETLRTLSDISRREYGLAGAVQHGASTLPQSAFGNFPAVETAEIHLATNFQNILYDHLPAELRELMYEHCRQNFQDERKPSDTEEQFIYKARKKALGHFKRDLWHLPEEDRERIRAALYDQFIFLFRQLAVENTMDIAQKYVPLPDVPRATPADLRMKAAADDWDLSD; this is translated from the coding sequence ATGGTGAACACCGCCGCGACCACCGCGGACGGGCTGGAGCTGTTCTCCCGCCCGGCCGTTCGCTCGTTACTGGAAGAAGTCCGCGAGTCCGTCCGCGTGAGCGACGCAGGCGCGTTCGAGCTGGTGAGCGCCGACGCGCTGCGCGCAGACGGCATCGAACGCCTGGCCCACGACGCCGCGCTCTCCGACAACGAGGACCGGCGCGACACCGCCCGGTGGCTGATTCTGCAGGCCGGCCGCGCGGTGGGCATCGCCCCGGCGTCCATCCACGAGCTGTACATGGCCCGCGGCCGCGGCGAAATCACCGGCTTCACGGTGCCCGCCATCAACGTGCGCGCGGCCTCGTTCGACACGGGCCGCTCGCTGTTCCGCGCGGCCAACGAGCTGAAGGTGGGCGCGCTGATCTGCGAGATCGCCCGGTCGGAGATCGGCTACACCGACCAGCGGCCGATGGAGTACGTGGCGGTGCTGATGGCGGCGGCCATCAAGGAAGGCTGGACGGGGCCGCTGTTCGTGCAGGGCGACCACTTCCAGGTGAACGCCAAGAAGTACAAGGCAGATCCTGACGCCGAGCTGCGCGCGGTGAAGGACATCATCCGCGAGGGGCTGCACGCCGGGTTCTACAACATCGACATCGACACCAGCACGCTCGTCGACCTGGACAAGGGCTCGCTCGACGAGCAGCAGCACCTGAACTACACCCTCTCGGCCGAGCTGACGGCGTACGTGCGCAAGTACGAGCCGGCGGGGGTAACGGTGAGCATCGGCGGCGAGATCGGCGAGGTGGGCACGGAGAACAGCACGCCCGAAGAGCTGCGCGCCTACATGGACGGCTACGTCCGCGCGCTGGCCGAGGTGTCGGCAAAGGTCGGCAAGCCGGTGGCCGGGCAGAGCAAGATCAGCGTGCAGTCGGGCACCACGCACGGCGGCACCGTGCTCCCCGACGGCTCCATCGCGGACGTGGCGATCGACTTCGAGACGCTGCGCACGCTGTCGGACATCTCCCGCCGCGAATACGGCCTGGCCGGCGCGGTTCAGCACGGCGCGTCGACGCTGCCGCAGAGCGCCTTCGGCAATTTCCCGGCGGTGGAGACGGCCGAGATTCACCTGGCCACCAACTTCCAGAACATCCTGTACGACCACCTGCCGGCCGAGCTGCGCGAGTTGATGTACGAGCACTGCCGGCAGAACTTCCAGGACGAGCGCAAGCCCAGCGATACGGAAGAGCAGTTCATCTACAAGGCCCGCAAGAAGGCGCTGGGGCACTTCAAGCGCGACCTGTGGCACCTGCCGGAAGAGGACCGCGAGCGGATTCGCGCGGCGCTGTACGACCAGTTCATCTTCCTCTTCCGCCAGCTTGCGGTAGAGAATACGATGGACATCGCGCAGAAGTACGTGCCGCTTCCCGACGTGCCGCGCGCCACCCCCGCCGACCTGCGGATGAAGGCCGCCGCGGACGACTGGGACCTGTCGGACTGA
- a CDS encoding AMP-binding protein: protein MNIAARLSERAAQHPSHLAIVEGAGRRARRTTFGELDRRVHALAGGLAHRGIGPGDSVLLFVPMSADLYVALLACLHRGATAVFVDAWADRRRLDAAVRIANPKAFIGTPKAHLLRLVSPAVRRIPIHLVAGGRLLSLERYEAGGAGDAIAVEGSAPALVTFTTGSTGAPKAAARSHEFLWAQHLALAAHLRPREGDIDMPTLPVFVLNNLASGTPSVIPDFNPRRPAEIDPARIHRQMRDEGVTTSSGSPAFYDRLGRWCAETSNRIPLRAMFTGGAPVLPPLARLLAAVADGDVGVVYGSSEAEPIAGIDAREMLAAMERGIEAERPEGICVGAPVPEVEVKLLRPHDGPITFGADGLGGWEVGPGEVGEVVVAGSHVLAGYLNDPGAERLNKIRDGARVWHRTGDAAWMDEQGRLWLMGRVGERVLRNGQTWWGGAAEARALDVPGVHHAAYLGIVDSTLGQRAVLCIETASGSLTPAEHDAIRAALGPMPLDEVRALRRIPRDPRHASKTDIAALRQALR from the coding sequence GTGAACATCGCCGCGCGCCTCAGCGAGCGCGCCGCCCAGCACCCAAGTCACCTTGCCATCGTGGAAGGCGCCGGGCGCCGTGCCCGTCGCACAACGTTTGGCGAGCTGGACAGGCGGGTGCACGCGCTGGCGGGCGGACTGGCCCACCGCGGGATCGGCCCGGGGGACTCGGTGCTGCTGTTCGTGCCCATGTCGGCGGACCTGTACGTGGCGCTGCTCGCCTGCCTGCATCGCGGCGCCACGGCGGTGTTCGTCGATGCGTGGGCAGACCGGCGGCGGTTGGATGCCGCGGTGCGCATCGCGAATCCAAAGGCATTCATCGGTACCCCCAAGGCGCACCTGCTGCGGCTGGTGAGTCCCGCCGTGCGTCGCATTCCCATCCACCTCGTCGCGGGCGGGCGGCTCCTTTCGCTTGAGCGATACGAGGCGGGCGGGGCGGGGGATGCAATCGCAGTCGAGGGCTCCGCGCCTGCGCTCGTCACCTTCACCACGGGCAGCACGGGCGCACCCAAGGCGGCGGCGCGCTCGCACGAGTTCCTGTGGGCGCAGCACCTGGCGCTCGCGGCGCACCTGCGCCCGCGCGAGGGTGACATCGACATGCCCACGCTGCCCGTCTTCGTCCTCAACAACCTGGCGAGTGGCACCCCCAGCGTTATCCCCGACTTCAATCCGCGCCGCCCGGCCGAGATCGACCCCGCGCGAATCCATCGCCAGATGCGCGACGAGGGCGTCACCACCAGCAGCGGCTCGCCCGCGTTCTACGACCGGCTCGGCCGCTGGTGCGCCGAGACGAGCAATCGCATTCCGCTCCGGGCGATGTTCACCGGCGGCGCGCCCGTCCTCCCGCCGCTCGCCCGACTCCTGGCGGCGGTGGCGGATGGCGACGTCGGCGTGGTCTACGGCAGCAGCGAGGCCGAGCCGATCGCCGGCATCGATGCGCGCGAGATGCTCGCCGCGATGGAGCGGGGAATCGAGGCCGAGCGGCCAGAGGGCATCTGCGTCGGCGCTCCCGTGCCCGAGGTCGAGGTGAAGCTGCTCCGCCCGCACGATGGGCCGATCACCTTCGGCGCTGATGGGCTCGGTGGATGGGAAGTCGGGCCCGGCGAGGTGGGTGAGGTAGTCGTGGCGGGATCGCACGTGCTGGCCGGCTACCTGAACGATCCGGGTGCCGAGCGCCTGAACAAGATCCGCGACGGCGCCCGCGTGTGGCACCGCACCGGAGACGCGGCGTGGATGGACGAGCAGGGCAGGCTCTGGCTGATGGGCCGCGTCGGCGAGCGGGTTCTGCGGAACGGGCAGACGTGGTGGGGTGGGGCGGCGGAAGCGCGTGCGCTGGACGTGCCCGGCGTGCACCACGCCGCCTATCTCGGCATCGTCGATTCGACGCTGGGGCAGCGCGCGGTGCTTTGCATCGAGACGGCGTCCGGCTCACTCACCCCGGCCGAGCACGACGCGATCCGCGCAGCCCTCGGCCCCATGCCGCTGGACGAGGTGCGCGCGTTGCGCCGCATCCCCCGCGATCCCCGCCATGCGTCGAAGACGGACATCGCGGCGCTCCGTCAGGCTCTGCGGTGA
- a CDS encoding two-component system sensor histidine kinase NtrB, with protein MTSGRLPQPRRVLTWVYLGRTCLATGIFLAAALAWDQAPSSTTLAATLLLIFSATFAAGSFWWTHVHRHDPGPNYLYCQVLYDVLLVTAVVHLTGGKDSDFAPLFVLVIVAGAILLPFVGGILIGILASLLYFADVVWSAHTVDVAVVLQGVLFSVVALATGYLGGRLRQTGATLGEVEAELRLLRLDTDDVLASIATGLITVDGRGRLGFINPAAADLLKVRASDWLGRPFLDKLEATAPGLGSVIRRSMETRAAIRRFETEETEAGMVFGVSTTLIQRGERELPSVTAIFQDITERKRIDQLNRRAERLEAVAELSASLAHEIKNPLASIRSATEQLAGDRIDNDDRVVLGGLVVRESDRLSRLLTEFIDFARVRMRATERVEVAPLVRQALDVVRAHPQAAAVTVHLAVSPEADTAATAGDGDLLHRAVLNLALNAVQWAGQGGRVEVEVDQLETDLLTPSSGHARALRIRVSDTGPGVPEGEADHVFDPFFTLRPGGTGLGLALVQRAAEAHGGAVFVDQPRGDGWGATFALYLPVVGTGTDAASRADADAEPEALSS; from the coding sequence ATGACCTCCGGCCGCCTGCCCCAGCCGCGGCGCGTGCTGACGTGGGTGTACCTGGGGCGCACCTGCCTGGCCACGGGCATTTTCCTCGCGGCGGCGCTGGCGTGGGACCAGGCGCCATCCAGCACCACGCTGGCCGCCACGCTTCTGCTGATTTTCTCGGCCACGTTCGCCGCCGGCTCGTTCTGGTGGACGCACGTCCATCGGCACGATCCAGGGCCCAATTACCTGTACTGCCAGGTGCTGTACGACGTGCTCCTGGTGACCGCCGTCGTGCACCTGACCGGTGGCAAGGACAGCGACTTCGCCCCGCTGTTCGTGCTGGTGATCGTGGCCGGCGCCATCCTGCTGCCCTTCGTCGGCGGCATTCTCATCGGCATCCTGGCCAGCCTGCTCTACTTTGCCGACGTCGTGTGGAGCGCGCACACGGTCGACGTCGCCGTGGTCCTGCAGGGGGTGCTGTTCAGCGTGGTAGCGCTCGCCACCGGGTACCTGGGTGGCCGGCTGCGGCAGACCGGCGCCACGCTGGGCGAGGTAGAGGCCGAGCTGCGGCTGCTGCGGCTGGATACCGACGACGTGCTGGCCAGCATCGCCACCGGGCTGATCACTGTAGATGGGCGCGGCCGGCTGGGATTCATCAACCCCGCCGCCGCCGACCTGCTGAAGGTGCGCGCCTCGGACTGGCTGGGGCGGCCATTCCTGGACAAGCTCGAGGCCACCGCGCCGGGGCTGGGCAGCGTCATTCGCCGGTCGATGGAAACGCGAGCCGCCATCCGCCGCTTCGAGACGGAGGAGACGGAGGCGGGGATGGTCTTCGGCGTCAGCACCACGCTCATCCAGCGCGGCGAGCGCGAGCTGCCGTCGGTGACCGCCATCTTCCAGGACATCACCGAGCGCAAGCGCATCGACCAGCTCAACCGCCGGGCGGAGCGGCTGGAGGCCGTCGCCGAGCTGTCGGCGTCGCTGGCGCACGAGATCAAGAACCCGCTGGCCTCCATCCGCAGCGCCACCGAGCAGCTGGCCGGGGATCGCATCGACAACGACGACCGCGTGGTCCTGGGCGGCCTCGTCGTGCGCGAGTCGGACCGCTTGAGCCGCCTGCTGACGGAGTTCATCGACTTCGCCCGGGTGCGGATGCGCGCCACCGAGCGGGTGGAGGTGGCGCCGCTGGTGCGGCAGGCGCTGGACGTGGTGCGCGCGCATCCGCAGGCGGCGGCGGTGACCGTCCACCTCGCGGTTTCGCCCGAAGCCGACACCGCCGCGACGGCTGGCGACGGCGACCTGCTGCACCGCGCCGTGTTGAACCTGGCGCTGAACGCGGTGCAGTGGGCGGGGCAGGGGGGGCGGGTGGAGGTGGAGGTGGATCAGCTGGAGACGGACCTGCTGACGCCCAGCAGCGGACACGCCCGCGCCCTCCGCATCCGTGTGTCCGACACCGGCCCGGGCGTTCCCGAGGGCGAGGCCGACCACGTGTTCGACCCCTTCTTCACCCTGCGGCCGGGCGGCACGGGGCTGGGGCTGGCCCTGGTGCAGCGCGCCGCCGAGGCGCACGGAGGCGCCGTGTTCGTCGACCAGCCGCGCGGCGACGGCTGGGGCGCCACCTTCGCCCTGTACCTCCCCGTCGTCGGCACCGGGACGGACGCGGCGTCGCGAGCGGATGCGGACGCCGAACCAGAAGCGCTGTCATCCTGA
- a CDS encoding GNAT family N-acetyltransferase, producing the protein MTRKREPVKRSRGPVQEFERDDVEIAKFNALRDRVGYATPDEPVPPGSRCMLVKERGIPIARLSCTIAVEVQGAPGYTGLIGHYESTDPKSGTYLLKHAVQRLREQGADRILGPMNGSTWGRYRLALPPEPRDGDPEPPFLSEPSNPADYPLDFQAAGFRVGATYESAIVEDLGTADPRRDELAERVRARGATIRPLDPGRFDDELRAIFELSRTAFAENLYYSPIEFDEFRARYLPLRPLLDPEMVRLAEDADGRLLGFVFAFPDLLSASNGRPTRVVLKTLASAPEARGMGLGTFLTDEVRRVADENGYRSVIHALMQADNESVRISRHSARVFRRYALYELVD; encoded by the coding sequence GTGACGCGCAAACGTGAGCCTGTGAAGCGTTCGCGCGGCCCGGTGCAGGAGTTTGAAAGGGACGACGTCGAGATCGCGAAATTCAATGCTCTTCGCGACCGCGTGGGATACGCGACGCCCGACGAGCCCGTTCCACCCGGCTCGCGCTGCATGCTGGTGAAGGAACGGGGGATTCCGATCGCAAGGCTCTCGTGCACGATCGCGGTCGAAGTGCAGGGGGCGCCGGGCTACACGGGGCTCATCGGCCACTACGAGAGCACCGATCCAAAATCCGGCACGTACCTGCTGAAGCACGCGGTCCAGCGACTGCGCGAGCAGGGTGCCGACCGCATTCTCGGCCCGATGAACGGCAGCACGTGGGGCCGCTACCGCCTGGCGCTGCCGCCGGAGCCACGAGACGGCGACCCCGAGCCCCCATTCCTTTCCGAACCCTCGAATCCCGCGGACTACCCGCTCGACTTTCAGGCGGCCGGCTTCCGCGTGGGCGCCACGTACGAGAGCGCCATCGTGGAGGACCTTGGCACGGCCGACCCGCGCCGCGACGAGCTTGCCGAGCGGGTGAGAGCGCGCGGCGCGACCATCCGCCCGCTGGACCCGGGCCGGTTCGACGACGAACTGCGCGCGATCTTCGAGCTGAGCCGCACCGCGTTCGCCGAGAACCTGTATTACTCGCCCATCGAGTTCGACGAGTTCCGCGCGCGCTACCTGCCGCTGCGCCCGCTGCTGGATCCGGAGATGGTGCGCCTGGCGGAGGATGCGGACGGGCGGCTGCTCGGGTTCGTGTTCGCGTTCCCGGACCTGCTCTCGGCGTCGAATGGCCGCCCGACGCGCGTCGTTCTCAAGACGCTCGCGTCGGCTCCGGAAGCGCGTGGGATGGGATTAGGGACGTTTCTTACGGACGAGGTGCGGCGCGTGGCGGACGAGAACGGGTATCGGTCGGTGATCCACGCGCTGATGCAGGCCGACAACGAGTCGGTCCGCATCAGCCGCCACAGCGCGCGCGTGTTCCGGCGGTACGCGCTGTACGAGCTGGTGGATTAG